A stretch of the Streptomyces sp. NBC_00654 genome encodes the following:
- a CDS encoding trans-aconitate 2-methyltransferase: MDSHHGQDIEWDVLGVHREREAGLHAPALARTMDWLRDLLRTSGGGRTPVHRVLDIGSGPGVVTCLLAHTFPDAEVVAVDQSPGILERVRSRAAAQGMGSRVVTRLRKSPGDFGSPDSADLIWIRNGFCRIGDQEAALRSVAGCLRPGGLLAVAGSGLPPRFLPRDIGMGRPGLQARLDAASEDAFGDMRDRLPGSVRTVEDWPAMLARAGLIPSGTRSFFTDLPSPLGMPAREHLQMHLIRLRDQIGDRLDPEDRATLEHLADSDTCTGILGRPDAFYLTATTVHTARSCRSF, encoded by the coding sequence ATGGACTCACATCATGGTCAGGACATCGAGTGGGACGTGCTGGGTGTGCACCGGGAACGCGAGGCAGGTCTGCACGCTCCCGCCCTCGCCCGGACGATGGACTGGTTGCGGGATCTGCTGCGGACCAGCGGTGGCGGACGCACACCGGTCCACCGTGTGCTGGACATCGGCAGCGGGCCGGGGGTGGTCACGTGTCTGCTGGCACACACGTTTCCGGACGCCGAGGTTGTCGCTGTCGACCAGTCGCCGGGCATCCTGGAGAGGGTCCGCTCGCGTGCGGCGGCCCAAGGAATGGGAAGCCGCGTCGTCACGCGGCTGAGGAAATCCCCGGGCGATTTCGGCTCGCCGGATTCCGCGGATCTGATCTGGATCCGGAACGGCTTCTGCCGTATCGGGGATCAGGAAGCGGCATTGCGCTCCGTGGCCGGCTGCTTGCGGCCGGGCGGGCTCCTTGCCGTCGCGGGAAGCGGGCTGCCCCCGCGGTTTCTGCCCCGTGACATCGGCATGGGGCGTCCGGGCCTGCAAGCCCGCCTGGACGCCGCCTCGGAGGATGCCTTCGGCGACATGCGCGACCGACTGCCCGGCTCGGTCAGGACGGTGGAGGACTGGCCGGCCATGCTGGCCCGCGCGGGGCTCATCCCCAGCGGGACACGCAGCTTCTTCACCGACCTCCCGTCACCCCTCGGAATGCCGGCGCGCGAGCATCTGCAGATGCACCTGATCCGGCTGCGCGATCAGATCGGTGACCGACTGGATCCGGAGGACCGCGCGACCCTGGAGCATCTGGCGGACAGCGACACATGCACCGGCATCCTCGGCCGCCCGGACGCCTTCTACCTCACGGCCACCACTGTCCACACGGCCCGCTCATGCCGCAGCTTCTAG
- a CDS encoding DoxX family protein, giving the protein MHIAYICVTVITIAATAGIAVADFAKADFVLANSAEVNLPQSWLPVLATLKAAGAAGLAVGLLGVRAVGTAAAIGLVLFFVGAMAAHFRARVFHNIVFPGAYLVMAVASLGLVLTR; this is encoded by the coding sequence ATGCATATCGCCTACATATGCGTCACCGTCATCACGATCGCGGCCACTGCCGGGATCGCCGTCGCGGACTTCGCGAAGGCCGATTTCGTTCTCGCCAACTCGGCCGAAGTGAATCTGCCGCAGTCCTGGCTCCCGGTGCTGGCCACGCTGAAAGCCGCTGGGGCTGCAGGGCTCGCTGTCGGACTCCTGGGCGTTCGGGCTGTCGGAACCGCCGCCGCCATCGGCCTCGTTCTGTTCTTCGTCGGCGCCATGGCCGCCCACTTCCGTGCCCGCGTGTTCCACAACATCGTCTTTCCCGGTGCCTACCTCGTGATGGCCGTCGCTTCTCTCGGACTCGTTCTCACTCGGTGA
- a CDS encoding FAD-binding oxidoreductase: MAVQGVDVLVVGAGAVGRSLAFALTAAEPSIRVVLAGEAGSGSGAASSAAGAMLGASGEVTDLGVRTPHGRLRIELAVAAAGRWPAWREQVRARAGAMAPERDGYRTGTFMVLNAVSSGLDDASFAAVARSAAEHGLACHDTDPADIPGYRPLDNDRALRAWHLPEEGFLDARVWLATLDAALTAPSNMIRVPTGTLTAAPGGGYLLDTPTGVFRAPRAVVAAGAWTTPILDALDPDLPVVPVLAAAGTAVTVTGSEPWPSVVRTPNRAYACGLHAVPQADGTLYLGASAHPALAPTAHPTAGALRFLLDAALSQLDHRLAGAGVVRTHHGNRPLTLDGHPVIGPTLREGLWVASGTHRDGLHASPLIATLLADALLAPTGPAVPLPGPLAAFAPCRKLIADLTMKEAAAEAASHHAALAAEARMRPPLTGAWPQALADSYDGLMDRAYAAMPDGYVPPPDLAPLAYETTGQALAELAASHGARRERAHAP; this comes from the coding sequence GTGGCTGTGCAGGGTGTCGATGTGCTGGTGGTCGGTGCGGGAGCAGTGGGCCGTTCGCTGGCCTTCGCGCTCACCGCGGCGGAGCCGTCAATCCGCGTGGTGCTGGCCGGCGAAGCCGGTAGCGGCAGTGGGGCGGCATCGAGTGCGGCAGGGGCGATGCTCGGCGCGTCGGGGGAAGTCACCGATCTCGGGGTGCGGACACCCCACGGCCGGCTCCGTATCGAACTCGCGGTCGCCGCGGCCGGGAGGTGGCCGGCCTGGCGGGAGCAGGTCCGTGCCCGAGCGGGGGCCATGGCTCCGGAACGGGATGGGTACAGGACCGGCACGTTCATGGTCCTGAACGCGGTCTCCTCCGGTCTGGACGACGCTTCGTTCGCCGCCGTCGCCCGTTCCGCGGCCGAGCACGGTCTCGCCTGCCACGACACCGACCCGGCGGACATCCCGGGCTACCGGCCTTTGGACAACGACCGTGCGCTGCGCGCCTGGCACCTGCCCGAGGAGGGCTTCCTCGACGCCAGGGTCTGGCTCGCCACCCTGGACGCAGCCCTCACGGCCCCGTCCAACATGATCCGCGTTCCGACAGGCACGCTCACCGCGGCTCCGGGCGGCGGCTACCTCCTCGACACGCCCACGGGTGTCTTCCGGGCCCCGCGCGCGGTTGTCGCGGCCGGGGCCTGGACCACCCCGATCCTCGACGCCCTCGATCCCGACCTGCCGGTCGTACCCGTTCTGGCCGCGGCCGGGACCGCGGTGACGGTTACCGGTTCCGAGCCGTGGCCTTCGGTGGTCCGCACCCCCAACCGGGCGTACGCGTGCGGCCTGCACGCCGTCCCGCAGGCCGACGGGACCCTCTACCTCGGAGCCAGCGCCCACCCGGCCCTGGCCCCCACTGCCCATCCCACTGCCGGCGCCCTGCGCTTCCTTCTCGACGCCGCGCTCAGCCAGCTCGATCACCGTCTCGCCGGCGCCGGGGTCGTACGCACACATCACGGAAACCGTCCCCTGACCCTGGACGGTCATCCCGTCATCGGCCCCACCCTCCGCGAGGGCCTGTGGGTGGCGTCGGGTACGCACCGCGACGGGCTGCACGCCTCCCCGCTGATCGCCACCCTGCTCGCCGACGCCCTTCTCGCCCCCACGGGACCGGCCGTCCCGCTGCCGGGACCCCTGGCCGCGTTCGCGCCGTGCCGGAAGCTCATCGCCGACCTCACCATGAAGGAGGCGGCGGCGGAAGCCGCCTCGCATCACGCGGCGCTCGCGGCGGAGGCCCGGATGAGGCCACCGCTGACCGGCGCCTGGCCCCAAGCGCTGGCCGACTCCTACGACGGCCTCATGGACCGTGCCTACGCGGCCATGCCCGACGGCTACGTCCCGCCCCCGGACCTCGCCCCACTCGCCTACGAGACCACCGGTCAGGCTCTCGCCGAACTGGCGGCCTCGCACGGGGCCCGCCGCGAGCGCGCCCACGCCCCGTAA
- a CDS encoding AMP-binding protein codes for MRAVLDAVGPAPDTARRYREQGWWRGTTFSDSLRDAARQDPGGTALLTWRRCENRLISLTFAEFDVRADAVAEALRGLGVRRGDVVACRLPSWWETAVLMVACLRAGAVVAPLPLLFGPYETERVLAATGAVACAVPDEWGGVAHARVLAEQAGRLPRLRHRIVIGDAADTGAVSLRGSFDGERTAAAGPGEPLAPDDVCALLFSSGTTGRSHVVAHSSNTLLAGLYDRGQACGSGRSVCATTGGLNHSSGFRQLMRTLDLRVPALYSDCRDPGRWLDLIAETGVTHVRTSPRKLRTLTDEQRRRPRDLSRLRVVHSLAGPLPPVLLAAARETLCPVVLNTWGMTETSSLISTGPADPPHRAGRSIGVPHASAEIRLRPAYGTGAGTGAGAVPAEEGVRHVFRLEVRGPQVCLATLDRDTRQVLWSPMCDDGWLDTGDLMSHDGEGGLRFVGRVAERIGDRWLIPVADVEHALLTYPGVRDVVLVPWTDADGHEVPCAVVVASVLPDLCALRDHLTARYGFHESYLPVRVERVTAFPLTELGKVRRGVLADRLRTA; via the coding sequence GTGAGAGCTGTATTGGATGCGGTCGGGCCGGCCCCGGACACCGCCCGCCGCTACCGCGAACAGGGCTGGTGGCGCGGTACGACCTTCTCCGACAGCCTGCGCGACGCCGCACGGCAGGACCCCGGAGGCACCGCCCTGCTCACCTGGAGACGGTGCGAGAACAGGCTGATCAGCCTGACGTTCGCGGAGTTCGACGTGCGGGCCGACGCTGTCGCCGAGGCGCTGCGCGGGCTCGGGGTACGGCGCGGCGATGTGGTGGCCTGCCGGCTTCCGTCCTGGTGGGAGACGGCGGTGTTGATGGTCGCCTGCCTGCGGGCGGGCGCGGTCGTGGCTCCGTTGCCGCTGCTGTTCGGCCCGTACGAGACGGAGCGGGTGCTCGCCGCCACCGGAGCGGTCGCGTGTGCCGTACCGGACGAGTGGGGTGGTGTCGCCCACGCGCGCGTGCTTGCCGAACAGGCGGGCCGGCTCCCGCGGTTGCGGCACCGTATCGTCATCGGCGACGCGGCCGACACCGGTGCGGTGAGCCTGCGGGGGAGCTTCGACGGTGAGCGGACGGCGGCGGCCGGGCCCGGCGAACCGCTCGCGCCCGACGACGTGTGCGCGCTGCTGTTCAGCTCGGGAACGACCGGCCGGAGCCACGTGGTGGCGCACAGCTCGAACACGCTCCTGGCAGGTCTGTACGACCGGGGGCAGGCCTGCGGCTCCGGTCGTTCCGTATGCGCGACGACCGGAGGGCTGAACCACTCCAGCGGGTTCCGCCAGCTCATGCGCACCCTCGATCTGCGGGTACCCGCCCTCTACAGCGACTGCCGCGACCCGGGCCGGTGGCTCGACCTCATCGCGGAGACCGGTGTCACCCATGTGCGGACCTCGCCCAGGAAGCTGCGCACCCTCACCGACGAACAGCGCCGCCGCCCGCGCGACCTGTCCCGGCTGCGTGTTGTCCACAGCCTGGCCGGCCCGCTGCCGCCCGTACTCCTGGCGGCGGCACGGGAGACGCTGTGTCCGGTGGTGCTCAACACCTGGGGGATGACGGAGACCAGCAGCCTCATCTCCACCGGCCCGGCCGATCCTCCGCACAGGGCGGGCCGGAGTATCGGTGTACCTCACGCATCGGCGGAGATCCGGCTGAGACCCGCATACGGGACCGGCGCCGGGACCGGGGCGGGGGCCGTTCCAGCGGAAGAAGGGGTGCGGCATGTCTTCCGGCTGGAGGTGCGCGGGCCGCAGGTGTGCCTGGCCACCCTTGACCGGGACACCCGCCAGGTGCTCTGGTCGCCGATGTGTGACGACGGCTGGCTGGACACCGGTGACCTGATGAGCCACGACGGTGAGGGCGGGCTGCGCTTCGTGGGGCGGGTCGCCGAACGCATCGGCGACCGGTGGTTGATCCCGGTCGCCGACGTGGAGCATGCGCTGCTCACGTACCCCGGCGTCCGGGACGTGGTGCTGGTGCCCTGGACGGACGCCGACGGCCACGAGGTCCCGTGTGCCGTTGTCGTCGCTTCCGTCCTTCCCGATCTGTGCGCCCTGCGCGACCATCTGACGGCCCGATACGGATTTCACGAGTCGTACCTGCCCGTCAGGGTCGAGAGGGTCACCGCGTTTCCCCTGACCGAACTGGGCAAAGTGCGCCGCGGCGTCCTGGCGGACCGGCTGAGGACGGCATAG
- a CDS encoding GNAT family N-acetyltransferase — protein MRHVARPPDHNEQKAPDMFPSAITDFWLVPSPTSRLLHGDSAFSVTVDTALDEDERLTILTTTEGRTRVLLTPAVAGAVGLEDGQPVDESGFRQRLEKAGISLHGADNLFYFTHEARENLLGEPDSPSIRPLTDADADVFGQFEEAASEQDLDDASVELDHWAVYGAFEDGQLVCVASMYPWNDAPLADLGVLTLSQYRGKGHARRLVRAISRHALARGHEPQYRCQLDNHASVAAAGSAGLTLFGTWDIVSPESAA, from the coding sequence GTGCGGCACGTCGCCCGGCCGCCCGACCACAACGAGCAGAAAGCACCCGACATGTTCCCCTCCGCCATCACCGACTTCTGGCTGGTACCTTCCCCCACGAGCCGGCTCCTCCACGGCGACAGCGCTTTCAGCGTCACCGTCGACACCGCGCTCGACGAGGATGAACGGCTTACCATCCTCACGACGACCGAGGGCAGGACGCGCGTCCTGCTCACCCCCGCGGTCGCCGGGGCGGTGGGCCTGGAAGACGGTCAGCCGGTCGACGAATCCGGCTTCCGACAGCGGCTGGAGAAGGCCGGAATCTCACTGCACGGCGCCGACAACCTGTTCTACTTCACCCATGAGGCCCGGGAGAATCTGCTCGGCGAACCGGACAGCCCCTCGATCCGTCCACTCACTGATGCCGACGCGGACGTGTTCGGACAGTTCGAGGAAGCGGCGTCCGAGCAGGATCTCGACGACGCGTCCGTCGAGCTGGATCACTGGGCGGTCTACGGGGCGTTCGAGGACGGGCAGTTGGTGTGCGTGGCGAGCATGTACCCGTGGAACGACGCGCCACTGGCCGATCTCGGAGTACTGACACTTTCGCAGTACCGGGGCAAGGGACACGCCCGCCGCCTCGTGCGCGCGATCTCCCGGCACGCCCTCGCGCGGGGCCACGAGCCCCAGTACCGCTGTCAGCTCGACAACCACGCCTCGGTGGCGGCGGCCGGATCGGCGGGCCTGACCCTGTTCGGAACCTGGGACATCGTCTCCCCGGAATCCGCCGCGTAA
- a CDS encoding NAD(P)/FAD-dependent oxidoreductase gives MGGTTDNVRDSTGSATFDGGVYDVVVVGGGAAGLSAALVLARARRRVAVVDAGGPRNAPAAHMHGFLSRDGMSPADLLAVGRAEVAGYGVDVFESRVDQIDPGFSVRLDGGAVLGARRVVVATGLRDELPAIPGVRERWGRDLLFCPYCHAYEVRDQPIGVLGTHPGAVRHALLLRQWSHDVVFFPHTLDLGAREREQLAARGIVVAGGTVKRLVTEDDRLRGVELAEGHVVPRSAVFVFPHMVPHDSLLTGLGCERDLNGWVTTDNAGRTSVSGVWAVGNVSDAKALVITAAGQGAAAAFALNHDLVEEDVERAVKDAGPSPREPRYVPRPAPRGAASD, from the coding sequence ATGGGCGGTACGACGGACAATGTGCGGGACAGTACGGGGAGCGCCACTTTTGACGGGGGCGTGTACGACGTGGTGGTGGTGGGCGGGGGTGCGGCGGGGCTGAGCGCGGCTCTGGTTCTGGCCAGGGCGCGTCGCCGGGTCGCGGTGGTGGATGCGGGCGGGCCGCGCAACGCTCCCGCCGCGCATATGCACGGTTTCCTGTCCCGGGACGGGATGTCCCCGGCCGACCTGCTGGCGGTGGGCCGGGCCGAGGTCGCCGGTTACGGGGTGGACGTGTTCGAGAGCCGTGTGGATCAGATCGACCCAGGCTTCTCCGTCCGTCTGGACGGTGGTGCGGTGCTCGGTGCCCGCCGGGTCGTGGTGGCCACCGGACTGCGGGACGAGCTCCCCGCGATCCCCGGCGTGCGGGAGCGGTGGGGCAGGGACCTGCTGTTCTGCCCCTACTGCCACGCGTACGAGGTGCGCGACCAGCCGATCGGGGTGCTGGGTACCCACCCCGGCGCGGTGCGGCACGCGCTGCTCTTGCGGCAGTGGTCGCACGACGTCGTGTTCTTCCCGCACACCCTGGACCTGGGTGCGCGGGAGCGCGAGCAGTTGGCTGCCCGCGGGATCGTCGTCGCCGGGGGGACCGTCAAGCGTCTGGTGACCGAGGACGACCGGTTGCGCGGGGTCGAGCTGGCCGAGGGGCATGTCGTCCCGCGCTCCGCAGTGTTCGTCTTCCCGCACATGGTGCCCCACGACTCCCTGCTCACCGGTCTGGGGTGCGAGCGGGACCTCAACGGCTGGGTGACCACCGACAATGCGGGCCGGACCAGTGTGTCCGGGGTGTGGGCGGTCGGCAACGTGTCCGATGCGAAAGCGCTCGTGATCACCGCTGCGGGGCAGGGCGCGGCGGCCGCGTTCGCCCTCAATCATGACCTGGTCGAGGAGGACGTCGAGCGGGCGGTGAAGGACGCCGGCCCTTCGCCCCGGGAGCCGCGGTATGTGCCGCGGCCGGCCCCACGAGGCGCCGCGTCCGACTGA
- a CDS encoding GNAT family N-acetyltransferase, which produces MTLATPILHTARLRLRPFTDADADSLFALHSSTHVMRYWDSPPWNEQARAERFIAMCRKMEDEGTGARVAIDRASDGAFVGWCGLTGWNPEYRSASLGYCLDDAMWGHGFATETAHAVLQWAFDALDLNRVQAETDTRNVASARVLEKIGFVREGTLREDCVVNGEVSDSWVFGLIRREWRPSAVPIPAHEVRR; this is translated from the coding sequence ATGACTTTGGCCACCCCCATACTGCACACCGCTCGCCTGCGACTGCGCCCCTTCACCGACGCCGACGCGGACTCCCTGTTCGCGCTGCACAGCAGCACCCACGTGATGCGCTATTGGGACTCCCCGCCGTGGAACGAACAGGCCCGCGCCGAGCGCTTCATCGCGATGTGCCGGAAGATGGAGGACGAAGGCACCGGGGCGCGGGTGGCCATCGACCGTGCTTCTGACGGAGCCTTCGTCGGCTGGTGCGGTCTGACCGGATGGAACCCGGAGTACCGCAGCGCGTCGTTGGGCTACTGCCTCGACGATGCGATGTGGGGCCATGGCTTCGCGACGGAGACCGCGCACGCCGTGCTGCAGTGGGCATTCGACGCACTGGACCTGAATCGGGTTCAGGCTGAGACCGATACGCGCAACGTGGCGTCTGCCCGGGTCCTGGAGAAGATCGGATTCGTGCGTGAAGGGACGTTGCGGGAAGACTGCGTCGTGAACGGCGAGGTATCCGACTCGTGGGTGTTCGGGTTGATCAGGCGAGAGTGGCGGCCGTCGGCCGTTCCGATTCCAGCCCACGAAGTGCGGCGTTAG
- a CDS encoding GNAT family N-acetyltransferase: MSGTAHHHPELSALCDRVTAPSTVELPTVGDGLTWRPASPGDIGLILDLALAAGKIDHPRSLVTRDALEEEFGSEVFDPERDAVIAVDAAGRAVAFGSAMAPAAQETIVWVGLDGTVAPDRRGEGIGTALLAWQEARGLQHLAASDATLPGWLAAGAQDHATPAIRLLEEHGYERARWWLELERDLRVPPAEPPPAQGVRLVPYGEEWTERARSAMNDSFRDHWGSQPVTAAEWASGDRLKAFRSDLSLLAVTPDTHEGERVVGFVFVDVEPDEWPLRGVSFGYITAVGVRRDARGQGLARTMLAHVLRALRADGLDHAVLDVDAESPTGALGLYQSLGFTVTDRSISLVKRF; this comes from the coding sequence GTGAGTGGGACCGCACATCACCACCCCGAACTCAGCGCACTGTGCGACCGGGTGACCGCTCCGTCAACCGTCGAGCTGCCCACGGTCGGCGACGGGCTCACCTGGAGACCTGCCAGCCCTGGTGACATCGGCCTGATCCTCGACCTGGCGCTTGCCGCCGGAAAGATCGACCATCCGCGCTCGCTGGTGACGAGGGACGCGCTGGAGGAGGAGTTCGGCAGCGAAGTCTTCGACCCCGAGCGTGACGCGGTGATCGCCGTCGATGCCGCCGGTCGGGCCGTCGCCTTCGGCTCGGCCATGGCCCCGGCGGCCCAGGAGACGATCGTCTGGGTCGGACTCGACGGAACGGTGGCTCCGGACCGCCGTGGTGAAGGCATCGGCACAGCCCTGCTGGCATGGCAGGAGGCCCGGGGCCTTCAGCATCTCGCGGCAAGCGATGCGACCCTGCCCGGTTGGCTCGCCGCCGGCGCGCAGGACCACGCCACTCCCGCGATCCGGCTCCTGGAGGAGCACGGCTACGAGCGTGCCCGGTGGTGGCTGGAGCTGGAGCGCGATCTCAGGGTGCCGCCGGCCGAGCCGCCGCCCGCCCAGGGAGTGCGGCTCGTGCCCTACGGCGAGGAGTGGACGGAGCGGGCCAGATCCGCGATGAACGACTCCTTCCGCGACCATTGGGGCAGCCAGCCGGTGACCGCCGCCGAATGGGCCTCCGGTGACCGGCTCAAAGCGTTCCGTTCCGACCTGTCCCTGCTCGCCGTCACCCCGGACACCCACGAGGGCGAACGTGTCGTCGGGTTCGTCTTCGTCGACGTGGAGCCGGACGAGTGGCCGCTGCGTGGCGTCTCGTTCGGCTACATCACGGCCGTCGGCGTACGGAGGGACGCGCGGGGACAAGGGCTGGCCCGCACCATGCTGGCCCACGTGCTGCGGGCGCTGCGGGCGGACGGCCTCGACCACGCCGTACTCGACGTCGACGCCGAAAGCCCCACCGGTGCCCTCGGCCTCTACCAGAGTCTCGGTTTCACCGTCACCGACCGCTCGATCAGCCTCGTCAAACGCTTCTGA
- the hemC gene encoding hydroxymethylbilane synthase produces the protein MSLPKLIRIATRDSPMALAQAERVRSGLAALAPDLTTELIPVTTTGDTWLGDLSEVEGKGAFTKEVDAAVLAGEADLAVHCAKDIPADRPLPEGMVITGFLKRDDMRDALIHPGGRTLNELPPGSTIGTSSVRRIAQLAASHPHLRCVPLRGNANRRLDKLAAGEADALLLSVCGLQRINRTDVITEILSRETMCPPIGAGVLALQCREDDSATIEAAGGLNDPRTFRETTAERMLLHILQGHCNSPVAGYATSHRNGDLSLRASVFTPDGKTVLNAHEWAGQLDPATLGTSVAVALLRQGARDLIDSIAH, from the coding sequence ATGTCACTCCCCAAACTGATCCGTATCGCCACCCGTGACTCGCCGATGGCCCTGGCCCAGGCGGAGCGCGTACGCAGCGGACTGGCCGCGCTGGCCCCTGATCTCACGACCGAACTCATTCCGGTCACCACGACCGGCGACACATGGCTCGGCGACCTCTCCGAGGTCGAGGGCAAGGGTGCGTTCACGAAGGAGGTCGACGCGGCCGTCCTGGCAGGCGAGGCCGACCTCGCGGTCCACTGCGCCAAGGACATCCCCGCCGACCGGCCACTGCCCGAGGGCATGGTCATCACCGGGTTCCTCAAGCGCGACGACATGCGCGACGCCCTCATCCATCCTGGCGGCCGCACCCTGAACGAACTCCCTCCGGGCAGCACGATCGGCACCTCGTCGGTCCGCCGCATCGCGCAGCTCGCGGCCTCGCACCCGCACCTGCGCTGCGTACCGCTGCGCGGCAACGCCAACCGCCGCCTGGACAAGCTCGCGGCGGGCGAGGCGGACGCGCTGCTGCTGTCCGTCTGCGGCCTGCAGCGCATCAACCGTACCGACGTGATCACCGAGATCCTGTCCCGCGAGACGATGTGTCCGCCCATCGGCGCGGGGGTCCTCGCCCTGCAGTGCCGTGAGGACGACTCCGCCACCATCGAGGCGGCCGGCGGTCTCAACGACCCTCGGACCTTCCGCGAGACCACAGCGGAGCGCATGCTCCTCCACATCCTCCAGGGGCACTGCAACAGCCCCGTCGCCGGCTACGCCACCTCCCACCGCAACGGGGATCTCTCTCTGCGCGCCAGCGTGTTCACCCCGGACGGCAAGACCGTCCTCAATGCCCACGAATGGGCCGGCCAGCTCGACCCGGCCACTCTGGGCACGTCCGTCGCCGTCGCGCTGCTGCGCCAGGGCGCACGGGACCTGATCGACAGCATCGCCCACTGA
- a CDS encoding co-chaperone YbbN: MAVKPAGSVESVTEQTFPTRVLEAKRPVLIQFWAEWCGPCIRVTPIVEQIAAEQAGVLDVVKVNVDEEPALADRHGISSIPAFVVYADGAPAKAWTGAAPKPLLERSLGPFLR; encoded by the coding sequence ATGGCGGTAAAGCCCGCAGGTTCCGTGGAAAGCGTCACCGAGCAGACATTTCCCACGCGCGTGCTGGAGGCGAAGCGCCCCGTCCTGATCCAGTTCTGGGCCGAGTGGTGCGGGCCGTGCATCAGGGTCACGCCCATCGTCGAGCAGATCGCCGCCGAGCAGGCGGGCGTCTTGGACGTCGTCAAGGTCAACGTCGATGAGGAGCCCGCACTGGCGGACCGGCACGGGATCTCCTCGATCCCCGCTTTCGTCGTCTACGCCGACGGCGCTCCCGCCAAGGCGTGGACGGGCGCCGCCCCGAAGCCCCTGCTGGAACGGAGCCTCGGCCCCTTCCTTCGCTGA